CTTTTCAAAGTGAGTTGAACTTGTGACCTTAGCAACCTACCATTAGCATTAGCAACCCGTCATTGGCATCAGCAACCTGCTTATCAGCTATTTCAATAACCTGCTTACCAATTGTCCCAAACTCATGGTAGTAATAATAACTGTCATAATTATTATGAAGAGCTCGCATGGCTCAACGatcttttatatattttttcaatagTAATTGTAGGTACTATTTTATGTAACGTAGGTTTAGCGGTTCTAGAACTATCAATGGTTGGTGAACCGGCAGATTCATTCGCAACTCCCTTGGAATTATTACCAGAATGGTATTTCTTTTTCGTATTTCAAATACTTAGTACAGTACCAAATAAATTGTTGAGTACTCTTTTAATGGTTCCAATACCTGCGGATTATTAACAGTATATTTTTTAGAGAATGTTAATAAATTTCAAAATCCATTTGGTTGTCCAGTAGTGACAACTGTCTTTTTTATTGGCACTGTAGTCACCCTTCGATTAGGTATTGGCATAACATTACATATTctgattctttctttttctcttgatttttttttatcgagATATATAGATTTTGTTCATAGATTAACGAAAATGTGCAAAAGCTCTATTTGTCTCTGTCGTTTTTTGAGTCTCTTTCTTTTTGTGTATGGCATCGCCACTCCCTTTGGCAGCATCCACTAATATGAAACTTAATTTGAAAGCCATATTTCGACTTGAATGTTTTCGAGATGCCGCTAATAACCAATGAATGGCAAGTGCTTTTCTAGTGAAAGTAATACTTGAAATGGCAATCCATAAAAAAAAACACCAATAGTAAGGCTAACTAGAACAAGTCAATAACAACAAGGAATTGCTAGATAATTTAGTAAAGTTGATATGACTGCAATGGATGGTCCAATATTGAAGAAACGAGCATCCCTAGATGGAAGAAGATTTTTTATTCAAGTAGTTTTGTACCATCCACTAGAACTTGAAGACAAAATAACCCATGAGAAGGGCTGATTTGCGGATGAGGAATTAGTGTATCAACTCGCGTTCATCCTTTCTGGCTTGGAGTCCAAGAGAAACTAAGCAGTAAGCATTGATAGTTCACATAACTTGAATACTTTTCAATAAAAATAGGAAAAGGAAactaaaagaataaataaaaacgAAGGgtgaaatgaaacaaaaagaaCTCTAGTCAATTTTGTAGTCTATTTATTCCTATAAAAAATGTAATCAATTCTTTCTTAGGTCGCGAACAGTGATTCAATTGATAATGAAGATAGAGAATTCTTGATTCAATTCTCTACCTTAATGACAGAATAAACCTCCCTATcttgaaaatgagaaaaagaaaggtaAACCTTTTACCTTGTATTTATTCATTTGtcaacaaaatttttatttttttgtcaataaaaaGTACTAGGATTTTTGGAATAATTCAGTAACCaaaaaattcttatttttaaaactaaaagaatgaaTTTAATTCCATCTCATATTGATTACATCAACTCAAGAGATGatgaaaattttctatttcATAGAAAATTGAAAATGGATCGATTTTTGAGTGTATTCCGATTATTCCAAACTTTTattacttatttatttgtttgttgaaCAAAAAAAACTTTTTGAATTCCCAGTAGAAAGAGATTTTCTTAAGGAAAAAACTTTTAAAACTGTCCAATATCtttgtttttcaaatattttacgAATACgtttttttgatgaaaaatacACTTCTTTAATGAAGAATTTTTTTGGAATTGCCATTTAAAGGGAATTACTTATTGTTCTAACTAGATGTGAAAGACATCTATTGTTCAAAATCAATCATTTAGACTATTTATTAtcgaaataataataataataatatcttTCTAGTTGGTTTGGAAGAATTAGGAGACTCTTTAGAAGAAATATGGTTCTCCTTCTGGCGGCGACATAGTTGGTACCGCTGATGGGTCAAATCAATATCTTCACCACTTTAGAATGTGAGAAAATATTGTGATAAAACCTTTATTGATATGTTGCGATAAAAGAAAACAGATTAATCCAaataatcaaaacatgaaaaacgAGTGATTCAGTAAATGtttttggataggagattatttaaaatattatcaGAATAATTATTGTAGGACTTTTTACgagatatatatgaaataaaatagTGAATAGAAAGATAAAGATTgtattaaaaaatgtgtttgtgatgcaaataaatatttttttaaaaatgatttcTGTCTAAACACAAACACTAGCATTCCCGTTCATGTTACTGATTCAATAGCAAAATAAGTAGTAGTAATAGTTTGTTGTGATGATTTGTAACTAATGCTAATAATGACGCCTTCAGGCGCACAATCAAATGCATTGTACATATGAAATCTGTAAGGGAAGTAGCCCATAAAAATTGAAGCTGCAACTCGAGTGGCAAAATATTCTTCGAGCTTTGCAACAATGTTTGTCAAAAATTCTACGCTAGAAGAAACCAGCCTCTAGATTTCTCCGTTTTCTGATGGAAGTTTGAAGGAGTGCCTTTACCGCTGCTCCATTACAGATAATTCAGGGGCTGCTGCTACTACTACCCTCTGCCACATATATGTACAATTAAATCCCATTCAAAATCACGAGCCTACGTAGTTCAGGAAACATTCTGAAACAGAGAGAAGGTAAAAGAATGATATGAATCGCAGGGGACAAGAAAAGGGACAGAATAAGGACTCGGCTGTTTGCCCTTGGCTACAATCATCTCTCGATGGTCCTAACTCCTAGTATAGTCAAAATTATGTACAATCCTCGGGCGCAAAGACATGAAGAGGAGGCTAAGAGATTAGGCAGTCGGCATAAAGTTTTTTGAACTTTGGAGAGATAAGAATCAACAGTCAGGGACTAAATGAACTTTTTCTCGAAGTAACAAAAGAAGGTAGCTGTGATGTCTCTGGTGGATTAGAGGAATTGGCTTTTGCAGAAACAAGTTGAGGACCGGCAGGAATATTCTCAAATGGCCTATTTCTAAACACATTATACATGTCGCTAGCACAAGTCATATTGGTTCTTCCCTGGGTGTCCTGACTAGTATGCATTCCCACTCCCAGAGTTGCTTGATTTTGTTGACTGATAGAGTTTGTCCATATATCCTGCGAAAGATTCAATAGCAACTACATGCAGTTacaaaaataagaaaggaatggtattaaaaaaaaaacgcaaACTATCTAAAGGACATAACTTGTGTCATTTCAGGTTGGTGATTAATTGATAGATACCTGCTCCTGCTCCTGCCTACTATTGCTGTAAGGCGAGACCATGGTTCTCATCTGTGGGAATGAGTTACGCAAATAAAGAGGAGATCTATCAGGGGTGCAGTACTGTGAGTTAGGCCCATTTCCAAACCAGTGCTGACTACTAATCCTCATGTATGCTGCCGGTGAGTGATTGAGAGACATGTAATAATATGAACTATGATGCTCCTCTCCGCAATATGTACCAGGCGCTGTCCAGTTGTCCTTGGAAAGTGACCTGACACTCAAGTTTTGGTGTTGTGGAAAACCACAGGGTGCTCTAGTGTGCAACTTATTATTCGTGGAACAAGATGAAGGTGAGTATCTTCCACATCCCATATCTAATGAAGGCTGATAGTATCTTACTCCAACTTGAGGCGTTGGCATATAGTCTTCAATTGTAATCCCTTGTTTCTCGGTAAGCTCCAATAACTGCTTCTCATCAAGTCCCAAACTCAGCAGCAGATTCCACATATTCCTCTGTGCTTCCCTCTGGCTGCAAATAATTTGATCTCTCATAGCCATTTCAAACTGGAGCTCAGTGTTTGCAATTCCCTTTACATATCACAATTCAAGGATTGTTAGGTGCAGCAAACAAGTTCCCAGGCCCAGAAAAAGCCCTAACAATCATTGGCTATCCAGCATTCAAAATTCCCAACCAACTTGTGCCAACCAATAAGCGAAGTTGGAGAAATACAAAAAGGGCAAACCCATTAAGCATGCTTGAAGAAAGGTACCAGCTCGACAAATACTCAAATAACAGAAGCTACTAAGTCTAATTTATGAAGAAGGAAAATGTTTCTAACATTTTATGTTGTGATACAGAAGCTAAATGATGCATGTATGATGTAATACCAGGAGTCTGTATTGACTCAGAACTCGCAAATAGGTTTTGTTGCCATTGTTGCTGATTGCATCTTCAATCATTTCTTGTAGCTGATGCCTGCGCTTCTCATTTGCTTCAATTTCCTGCAGGATAAAGACTTGTTAAAATAAGAAAGCCACAATAGAAGGAACCAATTTACAAAAACAGCTATGTATGGTCACCATCTGGTAATGGACACCAAGTTCATCATTGTCACGGATATTGTCAAGAATCACTTGCCGCCTCTGTCTCAAAGCCTGCACAACTGCTCCATCTTTTTCAATTTCCTGTGATGCAAATAGGAACTCATTTGGACATGATTTTCTGGCATATATGTCTAATATCAACAGTTAATCTGGACTTCAGATGCCTTTGTATCCGCAGGAGGTTTGGAATTCATCCTCCCAGAATGACAGAAGAGGGGATTTTCGTTGACAAGGTTCACCTACTTGTTTTGGAAAATGTTTTTGAGTGTAAAATAAACTCTCACTTTTTTCTACCTGCTGTTTTGCAATAGCGTCATCAAGTTGTTGGAGTTCAGTGCGGTTATGAAGGTTAGTTTCCTCCAGTTCAAATAGAGCCTTCTGCAAGTTTATCCTTTCCTGAACATTTTCACTGGTTTCTTGGCTCAACCCATCCAACCATGACATTTCATCATCCACAGATTTCTCAGCAGGCTTAGCACTCAGTTGAGATTCTTTTTCTGATAACTCCTTTCTCAACTGGCTCACTTCATTCTGCAGATATTTCATTGTACATGGAAGTGTTAATACCTGACATAATACTTTCATGTTGGTATATCAAGCAGGTTACCTGTAGAGTGTCGATCATCCTTTGGTAGTCTGACACGTGTGTATTTATGGTGCCGATATTTTTCTGACATGGGTATGGACAGATTATCAAATCTATGACCATGGTTAGAAATTGCATCAATTGATTAAGCAT
The genomic region above belongs to Coffea arabica cultivar ET-39 chromosome 7c, Coffea Arabica ET-39 HiFi, whole genome shotgun sequence and contains:
- the LOC113700099 gene encoding kinesin-like protein KIN-8B isoform X1, translated to MPSIRAPAAKRTTTLTVAVKCRPLTERDRGRNIIRVHNDKEVLVLDPDLSKDYLDRIQNRTKERRYNFDYVFGPISTNLDVYQRSIHSTIAGVIQGLNATVFAYGSTGSGKTYTMVGTQDDPGLMVLSLKTIFDLIKKDNSCDQFEVTCSYLEVYNEVIYDLLERSSGHLELREDPEQGIIVAGLRCIKVNSADKILELLNLGNSRRKTESTEANETSSRSHAVLGINVTRKQSKKYPNQVIRGKLSLVDLAGSERASETNSGGKKLRDGANINRSLLALANCINALGKQQKKGLAYVPYRNSKLTRILKDGLSGNSQTIMIATVSPADSQYHHTVNTLKYADRAKEIRTHIQKNIGTINTHVSDYQRMIDTLQNEVSQLRKELSEKESQLSAKPAEKSVDDEMSWLDGLSQETSENVQERINLQKALFELEETNLHNRTELQQLDDAIAKQQEIEKDGAVVQALRQRRQVILDNIRDNDELGVHYQMEIEANEKRRHQLQEMIEDAISNNGNKTYLRVLSQYRLLGIANTELQFEMAMRDQIICSQREAQRNMWNLLLSLGLDEKQLLELTEKQGITIEDYMPTPQVGVRYYQPSLDMGCGRYSPSSCSTNNKLHTRAPCGFPQHQNLSVRSLSKDNWTAPGTYCGEEHHSSYYYMSLNHSPAAYMRISSQHWFGNGPNSQYCTPDRSPLYLRNSFPQMRTMVSPYSNSRQEQEQDIWTNSISQQNQATLGVGMHTSQDTQGRTNMTCASDMYNVFRNRPFENIPAGPQLVSAKANSSNPPETSQLPSFVTSRKSSFSP
- the LOC113700099 gene encoding kinesin-like protein KIN-8B isoform X2 — protein: MPSIRAPAAKRTTTLTVAVKCRPLTERDRGRNIIRVHNDKEVLVLDPDLSKDYLDRIQNRTKERRYNFDYVFGPISTNLDVYQRSIHSTIAGVIQGLNATVFAYGSTGSGKTYTMVGTQDDPGLMVLSLKTIFDLIKKDNSCDQFEVTCSYLEVYNEVIYDLLERSSGHLELREDPEQGIIVAGLRCIKVNSADKILELLNLGNSRRKTESTEANETSSRSHAVLGINVTRKQSKKYPNQVIRGKLSLVDLAGSERASETNSGGKKLRDGANINRSLLALANCINALGKQQKKGLAYVPYRNSKLTRILKDGLSGNSQTIMIATVSPADSQYHHTVNTLKYADRAKEIRTHIQNEVSQLRKELSEKESQLSAKPAEKSVDDEMSWLDGLSQETSENVQERINLQKALFELEETNLHNRTELQQLDDAIAKQQEIEKDGAVVQALRQRRQVILDNIRDNDELGVHYQMEIEANEKRRHQLQEMIEDAISNNGNKTYLRVLSQYRLLGIANTELQFEMAMRDQIICSQREAQRNMWNLLLSLGLDEKQLLELTEKQGITIEDYMPTPQVGVRYYQPSLDMGCGRYSPSSCSTNNKLHTRAPCGFPQHQNLSVRSLSKDNWTAPGTYCGEEHHSSYYYMSLNHSPAAYMRISSQHWFGNGPNSQYCTPDRSPLYLRNSFPQMRTMVSPYSNSRQEQEQDIWTNSISQQNQATLGVGMHTSQDTQGRTNMTCASDMYNVFRNRPFENIPAGPQLVSAKANSSNPPETSQLPSFVTSRKSSFSP